A genomic region of Nostoc sp. UHCC 0702 contains the following coding sequences:
- a CDS encoding LysR family transcriptional regulator produces MSDLPFTLDQLRILKAIAVEGSFKRAADSLYVSQPAVSLQVQNLERQLDVPLFDRGGRRAQLTEAGHLLLSYGEKILSLCQETCRAIEDLQNLQGGTLIVGASQTTGTYLLPKMIGMFRQKYPDVAVQLHVHSTRRTAWSVANGQVDLAIIGGEIPGELTESLEIIPYAEDELALILPVFHPLAKLETIQKEDLYKLQFIALDSQSTIRKVIDQVLARCEIDTRRFKFEMELNSIEAIKNAVQSGLGAAFVSTSAIVKELQMGVLHCTPIEGVVVKRTLWLIFNPHRYRSKAAEAFSQEILPQFSNPEWNHNVLKLSQKKLVVNTLDGATPHSSDDA; encoded by the coding sequence ATGTCTGACCTTCCTTTCACTTTAGATCAGTTACGTATTCTGAAAGCGATCGCTGTAGAAGGGAGCTTCAAGCGCGCCGCTGATAGCCTTTACGTCTCCCAGCCTGCCGTCAGCTTGCAAGTTCAAAATCTAGAGCGGCAGCTGGATGTGCCTTTATTTGACCGTGGAGGACGCCGCGCCCAATTAACTGAAGCAGGGCATCTACTCCTCAGCTACGGTGAAAAAATCCTCAGTTTGTGTCAAGAAACCTGTCGCGCCATTGAGGATTTACAAAATCTCCAAGGCGGTACTTTGATTGTCGGTGCTTCTCAAACCACCGGTACTTATCTTTTGCCCAAAATGATCGGTATGTTCCGGCAAAAATATCCAGATGTAGCGGTGCAATTGCACGTCCACTCTACCCGACGCACTGCTTGGAGCGTAGCCAATGGACAAGTTGATCTAGCGATTATCGGTGGCGAAATTCCAGGTGAACTGACCGAATCATTGGAAATTATTCCTTACGCTGAAGATGAATTGGCGTTGATTTTACCAGTTTTTCATCCCCTTGCCAAACTTGAAACCATCCAAAAAGAAGACCTGTATAAACTCCAATTCATTGCTTTAGATTCCCAATCGACTATCCGTAAAGTAATTGACCAAGTGCTGGCACGTTGTGAGATTGACACAAGGCGCTTCAAATTTGAAATGGAACTCAATTCCATAGAAGCAATTAAAAATGCTGTGCAATCTGGTTTGGGGGCTGCCTTTGTCTCAACTAGTGCGATCGTTAAAGAATTACAAATGGGTGTATTGCACTGCACCCCAATTGAAGGCGTTGTCGTCAAGCGAACACTGTGGTTGATTTTTAATCCTCATCGCTACAGATCCAAAGCAGCAGAAGCATTTAGTCAAGAAATTTTGCCCCAGTTTTCTAACCCGGAATGGAATCACAACGTGTTAAAATTATCGCAAAAAAAGCTAGTAGTGAATACATTAGATGGAGCAACCCCCCACTCTTCTGACGACGCTTAA
- a CDS encoding thioredoxin family protein produces MVLSVSERTFTQEVLESPVPVLVNFGAPWCGLCRIIHPLLLQFKAQCGEQIKLVGVNADDNFKLSTTYKLKSLPTLILVENGTVRQRLEGFRGREDLRLALEEIKLTYGNRSKIYSTPKTADLECRSA; encoded by the coding sequence ATGGTGTTGTCGGTTAGTGAGCGGACATTTACACAAGAAGTTTTAGAATCTCCAGTTCCGGTTTTAGTAAATTTTGGAGCGCCTTGGTGTGGTTTATGTCGCATAATCCACCCTCTGTTATTGCAATTTAAAGCTCAATGTGGTGAGCAAATTAAATTAGTTGGGGTTAACGCTGATGATAATTTCAAACTTTCTACCACTTATAAGTTAAAGTCACTGCCGACTCTGATTTTGGTAGAAAATGGAACAGTCCGGCAACGCTTAGAAGGTTTTCGAGGTAGAGAAGACTTACGTCTAGCTTTAGAAGAAATTAAACTCACTTACGGCAATCGTTCTAAAATATACTCTACACCAAAGACAGCAGACTTAGAATGTCGCTCAGCGTGA